A region from the Saccharomonospora azurea NA-128 genome encodes:
- a CDS encoding GTP-binding protein: MDSAGFKAPREAASKTMTSAKIVVAGGFGAGKTTFVGSVSEIVPLTTEAMMTDASTGIDDLGATPNKATTTVAMDFGRVSLDEDLILYLFGTPGQQRFWFMWDDLVRGAIGAVVIADTRRLADSFAPVDFFEDRGLPYIVGVNTFDGILQHDLNDVREALSIDPSIPIVRCDARDRESTKQTLITLVEYAMRKWIALRAANSAS; this comes from the coding sequence GTGGACTCCGCCGGCTTTAAGGCACCGCGCGAAGCCGCGTCGAAGACGATGACGTCCGCCAAGATCGTCGTGGCGGGCGGGTTCGGCGCTGGCAAGACGACGTTCGTCGGCTCGGTGTCCGAGATCGTTCCGTTGACCACCGAGGCGATGATGACCGATGCGAGCACGGGCATCGACGACCTCGGGGCGACGCCGAACAAGGCGACCACGACGGTGGCCATGGACTTCGGCAGGGTCTCCCTGGACGAGGACCTCATCCTCTACCTGTTCGGAACGCCCGGCCAGCAGCGGTTCTGGTTCATGTGGGACGACCTCGTACGGGGAGCCATCGGGGCGGTGGTCATCGCGGACACGCGGCGGCTGGCCGACTCGTTCGCGCCCGTGGACTTCTTCGAGGACCGTGGTCTGCCCTACATCGTCGGCGTCAACACGTTCGACGGCATCCTGCAGCACGACCTGAACGACGTCCGCGAGGCGCTGTCGATCGATCCGAGTATTCCCATCGTGCGATGCGATGCCCGTGATCGGGAGTCCACGAAGCAGACGCTCATCACGCTGGTGGAGTACGCCATGCGGAAGTGGATCGCGCTGCGGGCGGCGAACTCGGCGTCCTGA
- a CDS encoding roadblock/LC7 domain-containing protein, producing the protein MTVSDRSAPQQNQFGWLVNDFAERVPGVAHAVVVSADGLLLTSSNRLPLDRADQLAAVASGLVSLTQGAARCFEAGAVTETVVEMELGIMVLMSISDGSCLAVLAAPNCDIGQVAYEMTLLVDRVGQLLTPELRAQLQGSGGPRVGEPVG; encoded by the coding sequence ATGACCGTGTCGGATCGCTCCGCGCCTCAGCAGAACCAGTTCGGATGGCTGGTCAACGACTTCGCCGAGCGGGTGCCCGGTGTGGCGCACGCCGTGGTGGTGTCGGCCGACGGTCTGCTGCTGACGTCGTCGAACCGGCTGCCGCTCGACCGCGCTGACCAGCTCGCGGCGGTGGCATCCGGTCTGGTCAGCCTCACCCAGGGGGCGGCGCGGTGCTTCGAGGCCGGTGCCGTGACGGAGACCGTCGTCGAGATGGAACTCGGGATCATGGTCCTCATGTCGATCAGCGACGGGTCGTGTCTCGCCGTGCTCGCCGCTCCGAACTGCGACATCGGACAGGTCGCGTACGAGATGACGTTGCTGGTCGATCGGGTGGGACAGCTCCTCACGCCGGAGCTTCGGGCGCAACTCCAGGGTTCGGGCGGACCGCGGGTCGGCGAACCGGTGGGGTGA
- a CDS encoding DUF742 domain-containing protein, translated as MAVEAIPLQPTEEIGVVRPYALTGGRTRANYHLELETLISTRAAALLAVPEQIELQVIMEECRTPQSVAEIASRLRVPLGVARVLISDAADAGLVTVHRTVSGDESAEAHLTLMERVLSGLRRL; from the coding sequence GTGGCAGTCGAAGCTATCCCGTTGCAGCCGACGGAGGAGATCGGTGTCGTCCGTCCTTACGCCCTCACCGGCGGCCGGACCAGGGCGAACTACCACCTGGAGCTGGAGACGTTGATCTCCACGAGGGCCGCGGCATTGCTGGCGGTGCCCGAGCAAATCGAGCTTCAGGTGATCATGGAAGAATGTCGTACCCCACAGTCGGTCGCGGAGATCGCCTCCCGGCTCCGGGTCCCACTGGGTGTGGCCCGGGTGCTGATCAGCGATGCGGCCGACGCGGGGCTTGTCACCGTGCACAGGACCGTCAGCGGTGACGAAAGCGCCGAGGCGCACCTGACGTTGATGGAAAGGGTGTTGAGTGGACTCCGCCGGCTTTAA